One window of the Betta splendens chromosome 21, fBetSpl5.4, whole genome shotgun sequence genome contains the following:
- the gcgb gene encoding glucagon b: MTSAHSFAGLLLLVMIQSSWQVPDQDAERNFMLLAENSMTPEPIEAPNMKRHSEGTFSNDYSKYLETRRAQDFVQWLKNSKRNGLLRRHADGTYTSDVSSYLQDQAAKEFVSWLKTGRGRRE, from the exons ATGACCAGCGCCCACTCTTTTGCTGgactcctgctcctcgtcaTGATCCAGAGCAGCTGGCAGGTGCCCGACCAGGACGCAGAGCGGAACTTCAT GCTTTTGGCTGAAAACTCCATGACCCCTGAACCCATCGAGGCTCCAAACATGAAGAGACATTCAGAGGGAACATTTTCCAACGACTACAGCAAATACCTGGAGACGAGGAGAGCGCAGGACTTCGTTCAGTGGCTGAAGAACTCAAAGAGGAACGG TCTGCTCAGGCGCCACGCGGACGGCACCTACACCAGCGACGTGAGCTCCTACCTGCAGGACCAGGCGGCCAAGGAGTTTGTGTCCTGGCTGAAGACGGGCCGAGGCAGGAGAGAGTAG
- the slc4a10b gene encoding sodium-driven chloride bicarbonate exchanger, whose amino-acid sequence MTDSAEPGAQIEPLLPSASPSFVSSVGRRSLRNDDEAVVDRGGTRSQQSTNFEQEDLEGHRTLYIGVHVPLGSTRHRSHHRHRHHGNKHRRKSRDRTLTLVEGRESPVYDTPSQRVQFLLGAEDDDEEHIPHDLFTEMDEICVKDGEDAEWRESARWLKFEEDVEDGGERWSKPYVATLSLHSLFELRSCIINSTVLLDMRAHTVEEVADMVLDHQELHSPLGDELRRRVRETLLKQHHHQNQKKLANRLPIVRSIADMGRRSSELHLDKNGQLTASQSQLAGPDGKGDVSRENSSVDFSKIDLHFMKKIPPGAEACNVLVGELDFLNKPVVAFVRLLPAVLLSGLTEVPIATRFLFILLGPPGRGPQYHEIGRSIATLMTDEVFHDVAYKAKDRNDLIAGIDEFLDQVTVLPPGEWDPSIRIEPPKNVPSQEKRKKSNLLPNGLVEGDEEEEHGGHGGPELQRTGRWFGGLLLDVKRKAPHYLSDYTDAISLQCVASFLFLYCACMSPVITFGGLLGEATEGRISAIESLFGASLTGIAYSLFAGQPLTILGSTGPVLVFEKILFKFCKEYELSYLSLRTCIGLWTAFLCIMLVATDASSLVCYITRFTEEAFASLICIIFIYEALEKLIHLGEQFPFNKNNDLNKLTMYSCSCVEPSDPTNGTLKFWELNNITASEIYWEALEVKDCVEKRGEFLGSACGPHGPYVPDVLFWCVILFFSTVFMSAFLKEFKFSNYFPTKVRSIISDFAVFFTILTMVLVDYALGIPSPKLKVPSVFKPTRDDRGWFINPLGPNPWWTAVISVVPALLCTILIFMDQQITAVIINRKEHKLKKGCGYHLDLFMVGLMLGVCSLMGLPWFVAATVLSITHVNSLKLESECSAPGEQPKFLGIREQRFTGLMIFTLMGCSVFMTSVLKFIPMPVLYGVFLYMGASSLRGIQFFDRLTLFGMPAKHQPDFVYLRHVPLRKVHLFTITQLSCLVLLWVIKTSRAAIVFPMMVLALVFIRKLMDCVFTKRELSWLDDLMPESKKKKLEDAEEEEEQSILAEDEGVVQVPLEGYKGIPIINITDEMSKGSFGNTWNANS is encoded by the exons ATGACGGACAGCGCGGAGCCGGGCGCTCAGATAGAGCCGCTGCTGCCATCG gCCAGTCCTTCCTTTGTGTCATCAGTTGGTCGTAGAAGTTTG AGGAATGACGACGAGGCCGTGGTGGACCGAGGCGGGACGCGGTCCCAGCAGAGCACCAACTTCGAGCAGGAGGACCTCGAAG GCCACAGGACTCTCTACATCGGGGTCCACGTCCCATTGGGAAGTACCAGGCACCGCAGCCATCACCGGCAccgtcaccatggaaacaaacacaggagaaagAGCCGAGACCGGACCCTCACCCTGGTTGAGGGCAGGGAGTCTCCTGTTTATG ACACGCCCTCTCAGAGGGTCCAGTTCCTGCTGGGCGCcgaggacgacgacgaggagCACATACCCCATGACCTCTTCACGGAGATGGATGAAATCTGCGTGAAGGATGGGGAGGACGCCGAGTGGAGGGAAAGCGCCAG GTGGCTGAAGTTcgaggaggacgtggaggacGGAGGCGAGCGCTGGAGCAAGCCCTACGTGGCCACGCTGTCGCTGCACAGCCTGTTCGAGCTGCGCAGCTGCATCATCAACAGCACCGTGCTGCTGGACATGAGGGCCCACACCGTGGAGGAGGTGGCAG ACATggtgctggaccaccaggagctccaCTCGCCGCTCGGGgacgagctgaggaggagggtgcGGGAAACGCTGCTGAAGCAGCatcaccaccagaaccagaagaagcTGGCCAACCGCCTGCCAATCGTCCGCTCCATCGCCGACATGGGTCGAAGGTCGTCGGAGCTGCACTTGGATAAAAATG GTCAGCTGACGGCCTCCCAGTCTCAGCTGGCGGGTCCAGATGGGAAAGGGGACGTGAGCAGAGAGAACAGTTCTGTGGACTTCAGCAAG ATAGACCTCCACTTCATGAAGAAGATCCCGCCGGGGGCGGAGGCGTGCAACGTCCTCGTGGGAGAACTGGACTTCCTCAACAAGCCCGTGGTGGCGTTCGTGCGGCTCCTGCCGGCGGTTCTGCTCAGCGGCCTGACGGAGGTCCCCATCGCCACCAG GTTCCTGTTCATCCTCCTGGGGCCACCCGGTCGAGGGCCTCAGTATCACGAGATCGGAAGGTCCATCGCGACGCTCATGACGGATGAA GTTTTCCATGATGTCGCCTATAAAGCGAAAGACCGAAATGATCTGATCGCTGGGATTGACGAGTTCCTCGACCAGGTGACCGTCCTGCCTCCCGGAGAGTGGGACCCCTCCATACGGATAGAGCCCCCCAAAAATGTTCCCTCCCAG gagaagagaaagaaaagtaacTTGTTACCCAACGGATTagtggagggagacgaggaagaggagcacgGCGGCCACGGGGGCCCAGAGCTGCAACGCACCGGGAG GTGGTTCGGCGGCCTCCTCCTCGACGTCAAGCGCAAGGCGCCCCACTACCTGTCCGACTACACCGACGCCATCAGCCTGCAGTGCGtggcctccttcctcttcctctactGCGCCTGCATGTCCCCCGTCATCACCTTCGGCGGGCTGCTGGGCGAGGCCACCGAAGGACGCATC AGCGCTATCGAGTCACTGTTCGGGGCCTCGCTGACCGGCATCGCCTACTCCCTGTTCGCCGGGCAGCCCCTCACCATCCTGGGCAGCACGGGGCCTGTTCTGGTATTCGAGAAGATCCTGTTCAAATTCTGCAA GGAGTACGAGCTGTCCTATCTGTCGCTGAGGACCTGCATCGGCCTGTGGACGGCCTTCCTCTGCATCATGCTGGTGGCCACGGACGCCAGCTCCCTCGTCTGCTACATCACGCGCTTCACCGAGGAGGCCTTCGCCTCGCTCATCTGCATCATCTTCATCTACGAGGCGCTGGAGAAGCTCATCCACCTGGGCGAGCAGTTCCCCTTCAACAAGAACAACGACCTGAACAAGCTCACCATGTACTC ATGCTCGTGCGTGGAGCCTTCCGACCCCACCAATGGCACCCTGAAATTCTGGGAGCTCAACAACATCACTGCGTCGGAAATCTACTGGGAAGCGCTGGAGGTCAAG GACTGTGTTGAAAAGCGAGGGGAGTTCTTAGGCAGCGCCTGCGGCCCTCACGGCCCCTACGTCCCCGACGTGCTCTTCTGGTGCGtcatcctcttcttctccaCCGTCTTCATGTCCGCTTTTCTGAAGGAGTTCAAGTTCAGCAATTACTTTCCCACCAAG GTGAGGTCCATCATCAGTGACTTTGCTGTTTTCTTCACCATCCTTACCATGGTCTTAGTCGACTACGCCTTAGGGATTCCCTCTCCGAAACTAAAGGTTCCCAGTGTTTTTAAG CCAACTAGAGACGATCGGGGCTGGTTCATCAACCCGTTGGGGCCCAACCCCTGGTGGACGGCGGTCATCAGCGTGGTTCCCGCTCTGCTCTGcaccatcctcatcttcatggACCAGCAGATCACCGCTGTCATCATCAACAGGAAGGAACACAAGCTCAAG aaAGGCTGCGGGtaccacctggacctgttcatGGTGGGGCTGATGCTGGGCGTGTGCTCGCTGATGGGCCTGCCTTGGTTCGTGGCCGCCACCGTCCTCTCCATCACGCACGTCAACAGCCTGAAGCTGGAGTCCGAATGCTCGGCTCCGGGGGAGCAGCCCAAGTTCCTGGGCATCAGAGAGCAGCGCTTCACGGGCCTCATGATCTTCACCCTCATGGGCTGCTCCGTCTTCATGACGTCTGTGCTGAAG TTCATTCCTATGCCCGTGCTGTACGGAGTCTTCCTTTACATGGGAGCGTCTTCTCTCAGAGGAATTCAG TTCTTCGACCGGCTGACGCTCTTCGGGATGCCGGCCAAGCACCAGCCAGACTTCGTATATCTGCGTCACGTGCCCCTGAGGAAGGTGCACCTCTTCACCATCACCCAGCTCAGCTGTCTGGTTCTGCTCTGGGTCATCAAGACGTCCAGGGCGGCCATCGTGTTTCCTATGATG GTGCTGGCGCTGGTGTTCATCAGGAAGCTGATGGACTGCGTCTTCACCAAGCGAGAGCTGAGCTGGCTGGACGACCTCATGCCAgagagcaagaagaagaagctggaggacgcTGAAGAG gaggaggagcagagcataCTGGCAGAGGACGAAGGAGTGGTACAAGTTCCACTGGAAGGATACAA agGAATACCCATCATCAATATCACGGATGAAATGTCTAAAGGGTCCTTTGGAAACACTTGGAACGCCAACAGCTAA
- the fap gene encoding prolyl endopeptidase FAP isoform X1 — translation MGCSKVLWGAAGAAVVIMLITIPAVYFSKPGVDTRPFTFDDYFNDTIRWKAYNLHWISDKEYLHKTKDGDVFLHNAETKEESLYLSNSTFAQVDATDYWLSGDYKFIAFESNYTKKWRHSFTASYSIYDRERSTFLTPVTLPAVVQYFAWAPTGNKYAYVSDFNLFLKANVSADAVQVTHDGKKNEILNGVPDWVYEEEVFASNGALWWSKTGRFLAYAQFNDTDVRKVEFTWFGAGQYPETVAVPYPKVCQRHSMIIDVLYDQSSVPHVPQAGSTLTKVQLFVVDTTDPSQRTQVLPPASVASGDHILCSVTWATDQRVAVQWLARAQNYVIVQVYDFDGSRWREKQSFEQRSRTGWVGHYVPLPLFFAEDTLSFYKVMSDTQGYKHIHHVKDGKATPVTSGRWEVTYIVKLTPDAIYFSSNEYEGVPVRRNLYKVMIGSSPSAPRCLTCDLHHDRCQYNYAYFSYSASYFLLKCYGPGLPLFSLIDNRSPSAELAVLEDNRALEDILSQFQMPKMQRGTLRVAGFDLWYQMMLPPNFKKSKKYPLLIDVYGGPCSQRVDYRFKLNWATYLSSSHGIIVASFDGRGSGYQGDQILHSVYRRLGTFEVEDQITAVRKFIDMGFIDKDRIAIWGWSYGGYVSSMALSAGTGLFKCGIAVAPVAKWEYYDAVYTERYMGRPSENADSYKNSSVTARAKNFAGVKYLLVHGTADDNVHFQQAAQISKALVDEKVDFEAMWYTDRDHALAGSATRHLYTLMSHFLQKCLVSAKET, via the exons ATG GGCTGCAGCAAAGTGCTgtggggggcggcgggggcggCTGTCGTCATCATGTTAATAACCATCCCAGCGGTTTATTTCAGCA AGCCCGGTGTCGACACGCGGCCGTTCACCTTTGACGACTACTTCAATGACACCATCCGATGGAAGGCCTACAATTTGCACTGGATTTCAG ATAAGGAGTATCTGCATAAAACTAAAGATGGGGACGTCTTTCTGCACAATGCTGAAACCAAAGAGGAGTCGCTGTATCTGAGCAACTCAACCTTT GCCCAAGTGGACGCCACTGATTATTGGCTGTCAGGTGATTATAAATTCATCGCTTTTGAAAGCAATTACACAAAG AAATGGAGACATTCATTCACAGCGTCATACTCCATCTACGATAGGGAGCGTTC AACATTTCTCACACCTGTGACTCTTCCAGCTGTTGTACAGTACTTTGCCTGGGCCCCGACCGGAAACAAATAT GCCTACGTCTCAGACTTCAACCTCTTCCTAAAAGCCAACGTCAGCGCCGACGCCGTGCAGGTGACGCACGACGGCAAAAAGAACGAGATCCTCAACGGCGTCCCCGACTGGGTGTACGAGG AGGAGGTGTTCGCGTCCAACGGGGCGCTGTGGTGGTCCAAGACGGGCCGGTTCCTGGCGTACGCCCAGTTTAACGACACGGACGTCCGCAAGGTGGAGTTCACCTGGTTCGGAGCTGGGCAGTACCCCGAGACGGTGGCCGTGCCGTACCCCAAGGTTTGCCAACGTCATTCAATGATtattgatgtactgtatgaccaGTCATCAGTACCGCATGTGCCGCAGGCCGGATCGACCCTCACCAAGGTCCAGCTGTTCGTGGTCGACACCACGGATCCGTCCCAGCGCACACAGGTGCTTCCCCCTGCGTCTGTGGCCTCTGG CGATCACATTCTGTGCTCGGTGACCTGGGCCACGGACCAGCGCGTCGCCGTGCAGTGGCTCGCGAGGGCGCAGAACTACGTGATCGTCCAGGTCTACGACTTCGACGGAAGCCGCTGGAGGGAGAAGCAG AGCTTTGAACAACGCAGCAGGACGGGCTGGGTGGGACAC TACGTGCCTCTGCCGCTCTTCTTTGCTGAGGATACTCTCAGTTTCTACAAAGTCATGAGTGACACCCAGGGCTACAAACACATCCATCACGTCAAAGAC GGCAAAGCGACGCCTGTCACGTCGGGGAGGTGGGAGGTCACCTACATAGTCAAACTAACCCCAGACGCCAT ATATTTTTCGAGCAACGAGTACGAGGGAGTGCCTGTGAGAAGAAATCTATACAA GGTAATGATCGGAAGCAGCCCCTCGGCCCCTCGCTGCCTCACCTGTGACCTGCACCACGACAGGTGTCAGTACAACTATGCCTACTTCAGCTACTCTGCCTCCTACTTCCTGTTGAAATGCTACG GACCTGGATTGCCGCTCTTCTCACTCATAGACAACAGGAGCCCGAGTGCAG AGCTCGCAGTCCTGGAGGACAACAGGGCACTGGAAGATATTCTGTCACAGTTCCAGATGCCCAAAATGCAGCGCGGAACACTGAGAGTTGCAGGATTTG ATCTTTGGTATCAAATGATGTTACCGCCAAACTTCAAGAAGTCTAAAAAGTACCCGCTTCTCATTGACGT GTACGGCGGCCCCTGCAGTCAGAGGGTGGACTATCGCTTCAAGCTGAACTGGGCCACGTACCTCTCCAGCTCACACGGGATTATCGTCGCCAGCTTCGATGGGAGGGGAAGCGGTTACCAAGGCGACCAGATACTGCACTCCGTCTACAGGCGCCTTGGAACTTTTGAAGTGGAAGACCAGATAACGGCCGTGAG AAAATTTATTGACATGGGTTTTATTGACAAGGACAGAATAGCAATATGGGGTTGG TCATATGGTGGGTACGTGTCCTCAATGGCCTTGAGTGCAGGCACTGGTCTCTTCAAGTGTGGAATAGCAGTAGCCCCAGTAGCAAAGTGGGAATATTATG ATGCAGTGTACACCGAGCGCTACATGGGCCGGCCCTCGGAGAACGCAGACTCCTACAAA AACTCCTCGGTGACGGCCAGAGCGAAGAACTTCGCGGGCGTGAAGTACCTCCTGGTCCACGGCACCGCGGACG ACAATGTCCATTTCCAGCAGGCAGCACAGATCTCCAAAGCGCTGGTGGACGAGAAAGTGGACTTCGAGGCCATG TGGTACACGGACAGGGACCACGCTCTGGCTGGATCGGCCACACGCCACCTGTACACGCTCATGAGCCACTTTCTGCAGAAATGCCTTGTTAGCGCCAAAGAGACGTGA
- the fap gene encoding prolyl endopeptidase FAP isoform X2, with product MGCSKVLWGAAGAAVVIMLITIPAVYFSKPGVDTRPFTFDDYFNDTIRWKAYNLHWISDKEYLHKTKDGDVFLHNAETKEESLYLSNSTFAQVDATDYWLSGDYKFIAFESNYTKKWRHSFTASYSIYDRERSTFLTPVTLPAVVQYFAWAPTGNKYAYVSDFNLFLKANVSADAVQVTHDGKKNEILNGVPDWVYEEEVFASNGALWWSKTGRFLAYAQFNDTDVRKVEFTWFGAGQYPETVAVPYPKAGSTLTKVQLFVVDTTDPSQRTQVLPPASVASGDHILCSVTWATDQRVAVQWLARAQNYVIVQVYDFDGSRWREKQSFEQRSRTGWVGHYVPLPLFFAEDTLSFYKVMSDTQGYKHIHHVKDGKATPVTSGRWEVTYIVKLTPDAIYFSSNEYEGVPVRRNLYKVMIGSSPSAPRCLTCDLHHDRCQYNYAYFSYSASYFLLKCYGPGLPLFSLIDNRSPSAELAVLEDNRALEDILSQFQMPKMQRGTLRVAGFDLWYQMMLPPNFKKSKKYPLLIDVYGGPCSQRVDYRFKLNWATYLSSSHGIIVASFDGRGSGYQGDQILHSVYRRLGTFEVEDQITAVRKFIDMGFIDKDRIAIWGWSYGGYVSSMALSAGTGLFKCGIAVAPVAKWEYYDAVYTERYMGRPSENADSYKNSSVTARAKNFAGVKYLLVHGTADDNVHFQQAAQISKALVDEKVDFEAMWYTDRDHALAGSATRHLYTLMSHFLQKCLVSAKET from the exons ATG GGCTGCAGCAAAGTGCTgtggggggcggcgggggcggCTGTCGTCATCATGTTAATAACCATCCCAGCGGTTTATTTCAGCA AGCCCGGTGTCGACACGCGGCCGTTCACCTTTGACGACTACTTCAATGACACCATCCGATGGAAGGCCTACAATTTGCACTGGATTTCAG ATAAGGAGTATCTGCATAAAACTAAAGATGGGGACGTCTTTCTGCACAATGCTGAAACCAAAGAGGAGTCGCTGTATCTGAGCAACTCAACCTTT GCCCAAGTGGACGCCACTGATTATTGGCTGTCAGGTGATTATAAATTCATCGCTTTTGAAAGCAATTACACAAAG AAATGGAGACATTCATTCACAGCGTCATACTCCATCTACGATAGGGAGCGTTC AACATTTCTCACACCTGTGACTCTTCCAGCTGTTGTACAGTACTTTGCCTGGGCCCCGACCGGAAACAAATAT GCCTACGTCTCAGACTTCAACCTCTTCCTAAAAGCCAACGTCAGCGCCGACGCCGTGCAGGTGACGCACGACGGCAAAAAGAACGAGATCCTCAACGGCGTCCCCGACTGGGTGTACGAGG AGGAGGTGTTCGCGTCCAACGGGGCGCTGTGGTGGTCCAAGACGGGCCGGTTCCTGGCGTACGCCCAGTTTAACGACACGGACGTCCGCAAGGTGGAGTTCACCTGGTTCGGAGCTGGGCAGTACCCCGAGACGGTGGCCGTGCCGTACCCCAAG GCCGGATCGACCCTCACCAAGGTCCAGCTGTTCGTGGTCGACACCACGGATCCGTCCCAGCGCACACAGGTGCTTCCCCCTGCGTCTGTGGCCTCTGG CGATCACATTCTGTGCTCGGTGACCTGGGCCACGGACCAGCGCGTCGCCGTGCAGTGGCTCGCGAGGGCGCAGAACTACGTGATCGTCCAGGTCTACGACTTCGACGGAAGCCGCTGGAGGGAGAAGCAG AGCTTTGAACAACGCAGCAGGACGGGCTGGGTGGGACAC TACGTGCCTCTGCCGCTCTTCTTTGCTGAGGATACTCTCAGTTTCTACAAAGTCATGAGTGACACCCAGGGCTACAAACACATCCATCACGTCAAAGAC GGCAAAGCGACGCCTGTCACGTCGGGGAGGTGGGAGGTCACCTACATAGTCAAACTAACCCCAGACGCCAT ATATTTTTCGAGCAACGAGTACGAGGGAGTGCCTGTGAGAAGAAATCTATACAA GGTAATGATCGGAAGCAGCCCCTCGGCCCCTCGCTGCCTCACCTGTGACCTGCACCACGACAGGTGTCAGTACAACTATGCCTACTTCAGCTACTCTGCCTCCTACTTCCTGTTGAAATGCTACG GACCTGGATTGCCGCTCTTCTCACTCATAGACAACAGGAGCCCGAGTGCAG AGCTCGCAGTCCTGGAGGACAACAGGGCACTGGAAGATATTCTGTCACAGTTCCAGATGCCCAAAATGCAGCGCGGAACACTGAGAGTTGCAGGATTTG ATCTTTGGTATCAAATGATGTTACCGCCAAACTTCAAGAAGTCTAAAAAGTACCCGCTTCTCATTGACGT GTACGGCGGCCCCTGCAGTCAGAGGGTGGACTATCGCTTCAAGCTGAACTGGGCCACGTACCTCTCCAGCTCACACGGGATTATCGTCGCCAGCTTCGATGGGAGGGGAAGCGGTTACCAAGGCGACCAGATACTGCACTCCGTCTACAGGCGCCTTGGAACTTTTGAAGTGGAAGACCAGATAACGGCCGTGAG AAAATTTATTGACATGGGTTTTATTGACAAGGACAGAATAGCAATATGGGGTTGG TCATATGGTGGGTACGTGTCCTCAATGGCCTTGAGTGCAGGCACTGGTCTCTTCAAGTGTGGAATAGCAGTAGCCCCAGTAGCAAAGTGGGAATATTATG ATGCAGTGTACACCGAGCGCTACATGGGCCGGCCCTCGGAGAACGCAGACTCCTACAAA AACTCCTCGGTGACGGCCAGAGCGAAGAACTTCGCGGGCGTGAAGTACCTCCTGGTCCACGGCACCGCGGACG ACAATGTCCATTTCCAGCAGGCAGCACAGATCTCCAAAGCGCTGGTGGACGAGAAAGTGGACTTCGAGGCCATG TGGTACACGGACAGGGACCACGCTCTGGCTGGATCGGCCACACGCCACCTGTACACGCTCATGAGCCACTTTCTGCAGAAATGCCTTGTTAGCGCCAAAGAGACGTGA
- the tbr1b gene encoding T-box brain protein 1b, with product MQVENCISPASDLSKKFMNVGSGFPSADGAELSLQDHPIISASDNLERSSPLKKNSREMTNQSEADNFPDSKDASGDVQRGKLSPDLHGVSDIRHNFDGAAGERCIFSPSTQPQPISAAPTAMFPYASQHGPAHPAFSIGSPSRYMAHHPVITNGAYNSLLTNTSPQGYPTAGYPYAQQYGHTYQGGAFYQFSSAQAGLVPGKAQVYLCNRALWLKFHRHQTEMIITKQGRRMFPFLSFNISGLDPTAHYNIFVDVILADPNHWRFQGGKWVPCGKADTNVIGNRVYMHPDSPNTGAHWMRQEISFGKLKLTNNKGASNNTGQMVVLQSLHKYQPRLHVVEVNEDGTEDTSQPGRVQTFTFTETQFIAVTAYQNTDITQLKIDHNPFAKGFRDNYDTVYTGCDIDRLTPSPGDSPRSQIVPGARYAMPSSFLQDQFVSTYAKSRFHPGVGTGPGTERSVPLGNSLLSPQQTEEPTVATPPQRWFVTPANNRLDFAASAYDAADFAGNAATLLSYAAAGVKALPLPTAGCSNRPLGYYADPSGWGGRTPPQYCGVNSKSSSVFSCWPTNSLGGRASTNYLAEEGDSIPTERSPIGGSEETKPKDMTSESSWIETPSSIKSIDSSDSGIFEQAKRRRISPSATPVSETVSPLKSELLAPRECEKNCTKDIGYYSFYPHS from the exons ATGCAAGTCGAGAATTGCATCTCGCCAGCGAGTGATCTCTCCAAGAAATTTATGAATGTGGGCAGTGGCTTTCCGAGCGCCGATGGAGCAGAGCTTTCGTTGCAGGACCATCCTATTATATCTGCAAGTGACAACCTGGAGAGAAGTTCACCTCTGAAAAAAAACTCCAGGGAGATGACGAATCAGTCAGAGGCAGACAATTTTCCCGACTCCAAGGACGCATCAGGGGACGTCCAGAGGGGCAAACTCTCTCCTGATCTTCACGGAGTCTCTGACATCCGTCATAATTTcgatggagctgcaggagaaaggtGCATCTTTTCTCCATCCACGCAGCCACAGCCGATCTCAGCAGCTCCCACTGCCATGTTCCCGTACGCGAGCCAGCATGGACCGGCGCATCCGGCGTTTTCTATTGGAAGTCCCAGTCGCTACATGGCCCATCACCCGGTCATAACCAATGGAGCTTATAACAGCCTTCTTACCAACACGTCTCCTCAAGGCTACCCGACGGCGGGCTACCCGTACGCGCAGCAGTATGGACACACGTACCAAGGAGGGGCTTTTTACCAGTTCTCCTCGGCGCAGGCGGGACTGGTTCCGGGGAAGGCGCAGGTGTATCTGTGCAACAGGGCCCTGTGGTTGAAGTTCCACAGGCACCAGACTGAGATGATCATCACAAAGCAAGGGCG GCGAATGTTCCCATTTCTAAGCTTCAACATTTCTGGCCTCGACCCAACCGCGCACTACAATATATTTGTGGATGTAATACTCGCTGATCCAAATCACTGGCGATTCCAAGGAGGAAAGTGGGTGCCATGTGGAAAAGCAGACACAAATGTAATAg GCAATAGGGTTTACATGCACCCGGACTCACCAAATACTGGCGCGCACTGGATGCGTCAAGAAATATCGTTTGGAAAACTAAAGCTCACAAACAACAAAGGTGCCTCCAACAACACGGGACAG ATGGTGGTTCTCCAGTCTCTCCACAAGTACCAGCCCAGGCTCCATGTGGTGGAAGTAAACGAGGATGGGACAGAGGACACAAGCCAACCAGGCAGAGTCCAGACTTTTACCTTCACAGAAACGCAGTTCATCGCCGTCACCGCTTACCAGAATACCGAC ATCACGCAACTGAAAATTGATCACAATCCGTTTGCTAAAGGATTTCGGGACAACTATGACAC TGTCTACACAGGCTGCGACATCGACCGCCTAACTCCATCACCGGGTGACTCTCCGCGTTCACAGATCGTGCCGGGTGCGAGATATGCCATGCCTAGCTCTTTCCTGCAGGACCAATTTGTCAGCACTTATGCCAAATCTCGCTTTCACCCTGGCGTGGGGACTGGTCCTGGCACGGAGCGCAGCGTCCCACTCGGCAACAGCTTGCTATCCCCGCAGCAAACCGAGGAGCCCACTGTTGCCACCCCCCCGCAGCGATGGTTTGTCACCCCTGCCAACAACCGACTGGACTTTGCTGCCTCGGCATACGACGCCGCTGATTTCGCCGGTAACGCGGCCACCTTGCTGTCCTACGCAGCGGCCGGAGTGAAAGCTCTTCCCCTGCCGACGGCAGGCTGCTCCAACCGGCCTCTTGGCTATTACGCAGACCCATCGGGCTGGGGAGGACGCACGCCGCCGCAGTACTGCGGCGTAAATAGCAAATCCAGCTCGGTCTTTTCATGCTGGCCCACCAATTCTCTCGGCGGCAGGGCGAGCACCAACTACCTGGCCGAGGAGGGAGACTCCATCCCCACCGAGAGGTCACCGATTGGCGGCTCGGAGGAAACCAAACCTAAGGACATGACGTCGGAGTCGAGCTGGATAGAGACGCCGTCCTCCATAAAGTCCATCGATTCGAGTGATTCTGGTATCTTTGAACAGGCCAAAAGGAGAAGGATCTCACCTTCTGCCACGCCGGTTTCAGAGACAGTGTCTCCGTTAAAATCTGAGCTGCTGGCACCGAGAGAGTGTGAGAAGAACTGCACAAAGGACATTGGCTATTATAGTTTCTATCCCCACAGTTAA